One genomic segment of Synechocystis sp. LKSZ1 includes these proteins:
- a CDS encoding DMT family transporter, which yields MTFYSQPSKPLWSSLILIAPFFLWGTAMVAMKGVMPDTNPLFVASIRLIPAGLLVLLVAQALGRPQPQTWQGWAWIGLFALVDASLFQGFLAEGLARTGAGLGSVIIDSQPIAVALLSRWLFHEVIGFWGWLGLGVGIMGISLIGLPDEWFYQLWQLQALQISWSWQGLFQSGEALMLLASLSMAVGTVLIPFISRRVDPVVATGWHMILGGLPLLGLSLLTESQSWQGIHIAGWFNLAYATVFGSALAYGIFFWLAAKGNLTSLSALTFLTPVFALGFGNLVLAEVLSSLQWLGVGLTLVSIYLINQREFLKTRFSAWQNVGHPVTKP from the coding sequence ATGACCTTTTATTCCCAACCCAGCAAACCCCTCTGGTCGTCCTTGATCTTGATTGCTCCCTTTTTCCTGTGGGGAACGGCCATGGTGGCCATGAAAGGAGTCATGCCCGATACGAATCCTCTCTTTGTGGCTAGTATTCGCCTCATTCCGGCCGGATTGTTGGTCTTACTGGTGGCCCAGGCCCTGGGACGGCCTCAACCCCAAACTTGGCAGGGATGGGCCTGGATTGGCCTATTTGCGCTAGTGGATGCTAGTCTGTTTCAAGGCTTTTTGGCCGAGGGCCTGGCTCGGACGGGGGCCGGTTTAGGCTCGGTGATCATTGACTCCCAACCCATTGCCGTGGCCCTGCTCTCCCGTTGGTTGTTTCACGAAGTTATCGGCTTCTGGGGTTGGCTGGGCTTAGGCGTCGGGATTATGGGGATTAGTTTGATCGGTCTCCCTGATGAATGGTTTTATCAGCTTTGGCAACTCCAGGCCCTGCAGATTAGCTGGAGTTGGCAGGGCCTGTTCCAGAGTGGCGAGGCCCTAATGCTCTTGGCCTCCCTTTCCATGGCGGTGGGCACAGTACTGATCCCCTTCATTAGTCGTCGGGTTGATCCGGTAGTGGCGACGGGCTGGCATATGATCCTGGGGGGCCTTCCCCTCCTGGGTTTATCGTTACTTACAGAAAGTCAATCCTGGCAAGGCATTCATATCGCGGGTTGGTTCAATTTGGCCTATGCCACGGTCTTTGGCAGTGCCCTGGCCTACGGTATTTTCTTTTGGTTGGCGGCCAAGGGCAATCTCACCAGTCTGAGTGCCCTCACCTTTCTAACACCCGTCTTTGCCTTGGGTTTTGGTAATCTGGTTCTGGCAGAGGTCTTGAGTTCTTTGCAGTGGCTAGGGGTGGGTCTCACTCTCGTTAGTATTTACTTAATCAATCAACGGGAATTTTTGAAAACTCGGTTCTCTGCTTGGCAGAATGTCGGCCATCCCGTTACAAAGCCCTAA